A window of Mytilus edulis chromosome 10, xbMytEdul2.2, whole genome shotgun sequence contains these coding sequences:
- the LOC139492481 gene encoding heavy metal-binding protein HIP-like — MNCLFSLILIGTFVMYSEVGAGGSRLRLENKIFDNLLDMIVAIKSGSTNQGGNNRPAFTATLKTHPLTLSGNNVIAKFDNVILNGGNGYDPKTGKFTAPKSGLYQFSFTIMSNNGAALHMAVSINGKSIMRLYGSKIHGGTETANPVLELKEGDSVYLTHGTSTSQQMVGDNYSHVSGYYIGE; from the exons ATGAACTGTCTGTTTAGTTTAATCCTGATAGGAACATTTGTGATGTATTCCGAGGTTGGAGCAGGCGGTTCACGTTTGCGACTTG aaaacaaGATCTTTGACAACCTATTGGATATGATTGTTGCCATTAAATCTGGATCTACCAATCAAG GTGGAAACAATAGACCCGCCTTCACAGCAACTCTTAAAACACACCCCCTGACGTTGAGTGGAAATAATGTCATTGCTAAGTTCGATAACGTAATTTTGAATGGTGGTAATGGTTATGATCCGAAAACAGGAAAGTTTACTGCTCCAAAGTCTGGTCTGTATCAGTTTTCTTTCACAATAATGTCGAACAATGGAGCTGCGTTGCATATGGCTGTGTCTATAAATGGAAAATCTATAATGAGGCTGTATGGATCGAAAATCCATGGTGGGACGGAAACTGCAAATCCAGTCCTGGAGCTCAAAGAAGGAGACAGCGTGTATTTGACACATGGGACCTCTACATCTCAGCAAATGGTTGGTGATAACTATTCTCATGTGTCTGGATATTACATAGGAGAATGA